One Ostrinia nubilalis chromosome 6, ilOstNubi1.1, whole genome shotgun sequence genomic region harbors:
- the LOC135072841 gene encoding gem-associated protein 8-like, protein MSSWAENFTFAATWQLKHQLAYWKARAKALEYENGVLHDIIRKKNYVGPSTASNTVTESDSMHVETESGDDEEYEESGDENLEVSEEFIEFLQANAKFKEDARLERERLREQSQKEEQKQIAQLEAGPPEAQENREEVLKELYGDDWERIAALEMSLQTQFIEESDNSKPDYWPNIPFNFNFG, encoded by the coding sequence ATGTCATCGTGGGCTGAGAATTTTACGTTTGCTGCGACTTGGCAGCTGAAACACCAATTGGCTTATTGGAAAGCGCGTGCGAAGGCTTTAGAGTACGAGAATGGTGTTCTTCATGATATAATTCGTAAGAAAAACTACGTGGGTCCTTCCACAGCGTCGAATACTGTAACGGAATCTGATAGTATGCATGTGGAAACAGAGTCTGGAGACGACGAAGAATACGAAGAGAGCGGTGATGAAAATTTAGAAGTCAGTGAAGAGTTTATAGAGTTTCTGCAAGCGAATGCCAAGTTCAAAGAAGATGCTAGACTTGAAAGAGAGAGATTAAGAGAACAAAGCCAAAAAGAGGAACAAAAACAAATTGCTCAACTGGAGGCAGGGCCCCCAGAAGCTCAAGAAAATAGAGAGGAGGTGCTTAAAGAATTGTACGGTGACGATTGGGAGAGAATAGCTGCTTTGGAAATGAGTTTACAGACTCAGTTTATCGAAGAAAGTGATAACAGTAAGCCGGATTACTGGCCTAATATAccatttaactttaattttggttaa